One Actinosynnema pretiosum DNA segment encodes these proteins:
- a CDS encoding SDR family NAD(P)-dependent oxidoreductase: MNTPTALVTGANKGIGRHIAQQLADLGHTVLVGSRDPERGAAAAAAIGPNARPLLLDVTDPASTAAAARTVEHLDVLINNAGISDEGSTAEDTTPEVLRRVYETNVFAVVAVTNAFLPALRRSSAPRIVNVSSGTASLTASADPAGLGAHRGAAAAYRSAKTALNALTVLYAQSLGDPFKVNALAPGLRATDLNARAAELGGDPAEGAAGAVRLALLDAAGPTGGFHSWDGAPVPW, from the coding sequence GTGAACACCCCCACCGCCCTGGTCACCGGGGCCAACAAGGGCATCGGCCGCCACATCGCCCAGCAGCTCGCGGACCTGGGCCACACCGTCCTGGTCGGCTCTCGCGACCCCGAGCGCGGCGCCGCGGCAGCCGCCGCCATCGGCCCGAACGCCCGCCCCCTGCTCCTGGACGTCACCGACCCGGCGTCCACCGCCGCCGCGGCCCGAACCGTCGAGCACCTGGACGTCCTGATCAACAACGCGGGCATCTCCGACGAGGGCTCCACCGCCGAGGACACCACCCCCGAGGTCCTGCGCCGCGTCTACGAGACCAACGTGTTCGCCGTGGTCGCCGTCACCAACGCGTTCCTGCCCGCGCTGCGCCGCTCCAGCGCCCCCCGCATCGTGAACGTCTCCAGCGGCACCGCCTCGCTCACCGCGTCCGCCGATCCGGCGGGCCTGGGCGCCCACCGGGGCGCGGCGGCGGCCTACCGCTCCGCCAAGACCGCGCTCAACGCCCTGACCGTCCTCTACGCCCAGTCCCTCGGCGACCCGTTCAAGGTCAACGCCCTGGCCCCCGGCCTGCGCGCGACCGACCTCAACGCCCGAGCCGCCGAACTCGGCGGCGACCCCGCCGAGGGCGCGGCGGGCGCGGTCCGCCTGGCCCTGCTCGACGCGGCCGGCCCCACCGGCGGCTTCCACTCCTGGGACGGCGCGCCCGTGCCCTGGTGA
- a CDS encoding DUF6204 family protein: MADHTYRVMVRGRFADLDETGRARLLAEAGEHDVLRGGFSDEGALSYDAKLDFFSFRVQVRAAEDAGDRAVSERGMALAGRAVDALGVDFRDMRATVTDVDLIKVKRKR; this comes from the coding sequence GTGGCCGATCACACCTACCGGGTCATGGTGCGCGGGAGGTTCGCGGACCTGGACGAGACCGGGCGGGCGCGGTTGCTCGCCGAGGCCGGGGAGCACGACGTGCTGCGCGGCGGGTTCTCGGACGAGGGCGCGCTGAGCTACGACGCGAAGCTGGACTTCTTCAGCTTCCGGGTGCAGGTCCGGGCGGCCGAGGACGCCGGGGACCGGGCGGTGTCCGAGCGCGGGATGGCGCTCGCCGGGCGGGCCGTGGACGCGCTCGGGGTGGACTTCCGGGACATGAGGGCGACCGTGACGGACGTCGACCTGATCAAGGTCAAGCGGAAGCGGTAG
- the htpG gene encoding molecular chaperone HtpG produces the protein METLEFQTEARQLLNLMIHSIYSNKDTFLRELVSNSSDALDKLRLEAFRDKDLDVDVSDPHIDLVPDPVTRTLVIRDNGIGMSRDEVVGLIGTIARSGTAEFLRKMKEAQDSSQQELIGQFGIGFYSTFMVADRVVMVTKRAGHDKGVRWESTGEGSYTIEEVDDAPQGTSVTLHLKPADEEDQLPDYTSAAKLTEIVKKYSDFITWPVRLVEPAKPVAADATDAEDAEDAAEGEEAEAPAAPEPKVLNSGKALWARSSSEVSKEEYAEFYRHVSHDWNDPLETIRLQAEGAFEYQALLFLPSRAPMDLFMRDHKRGVQLYVKRVFIMDDCEELMPEYLRFVKGVVDAQDLSLNVSREILQQDRQIQLMRRRLVKKVLSTIKTMLNDRPEDYAVFWRELGTALKEGLLSDVDNRDAILAVCSFDSTEDAEKKTTLAQYVERMKDGQEHIYYMTGDSRTAVENSPHLEALRAKGYEVLIMTDPIDEMWVDSVPGFDGRTFQSVAKGQVDLESEEEKAAAAERVADFAELTSWMTGLLAEQVKEVRLTSRLTTSPACVVGDAHDLTPTLEKMYRAMGQELPPVKRILELNPEHPLVSGLRTAFAEREDRESLTGTVELLHGMALLAEGGELGDPSRFVRLLAENLQRGL, from the coding sequence GTGGAAACGCTGGAGTTCCAGACCGAGGCGCGCCAGCTCCTCAACCTGATGATCCACTCGATCTACTCGAACAAGGACACGTTCCTTCGCGAGCTGGTGTCGAACTCCTCGGACGCGCTGGACAAGCTGCGCTTGGAGGCGTTCCGCGACAAGGACCTGGACGTCGACGTGTCGGACCCGCACATCGACCTGGTCCCGGACCCGGTCACGCGCACCCTGGTGATCAGGGACAACGGGATCGGCATGTCGCGCGACGAGGTCGTCGGGCTGATCGGCACGATCGCCAGGTCGGGCACCGCCGAGTTCCTGCGCAAGATGAAGGAGGCCCAGGACTCCTCGCAGCAGGAGCTGATCGGCCAGTTCGGCATCGGGTTCTACTCGACGTTCATGGTCGCCGACCGGGTCGTCATGGTCACCAAGCGGGCCGGGCACGACAAGGGCGTGCGGTGGGAGTCCACCGGCGAGGGCAGCTACACGATCGAGGAGGTCGACGACGCGCCGCAGGGCACGTCGGTGACCCTGCACCTCAAGCCCGCCGACGAGGAGGACCAGCTCCCCGACTACACGTCGGCGGCGAAGCTGACCGAGATCGTCAAGAAGTACTCGGACTTCATCACCTGGCCGGTGCGGTTGGTCGAGCCCGCCAAGCCGGTGGCGGCGGACGCGACGGACGCTGAGGACGCGGAAGACGCGGCGGAGGGCGAGGAGGCCGAGGCTCCGGCCGCGCCGGAGCCGAAGGTGCTCAACTCGGGCAAGGCGCTGTGGGCGCGCTCGTCCAGCGAGGTGAGCAAGGAGGAGTACGCCGAGTTCTACCGGCACGTCAGCCACGACTGGAACGACCCGCTGGAGACCATCCGGCTCCAGGCCGAGGGCGCGTTCGAGTACCAGGCGCTGCTGTTCCTGCCGTCGCGGGCGCCCATGGACCTGTTCATGCGCGACCACAAGCGCGGCGTGCAGCTCTACGTGAAGCGCGTCTTCATCATGGACGACTGCGAAGAGCTCATGCCCGAGTACCTGCGGTTCGTCAAGGGCGTGGTGGACGCGCAGGACCTGTCGCTGAACGTCTCGCGGGAGATCCTGCAGCAGGACCGGCAGATCCAGCTCATGCGGCGCAGGCTGGTCAAGAAGGTCCTGTCGACCATCAAGACCATGCTGAACGACCGGCCCGAGGACTACGCGGTGTTCTGGCGGGAGCTGGGCACCGCGCTCAAGGAGGGCCTGCTCAGCGACGTCGACAACCGCGACGCGATCCTCGCGGTGTGCTCGTTCGACTCGACCGAGGACGCCGAGAAGAAGACCACCCTGGCGCAGTACGTCGAGCGGATGAAGGACGGCCAGGAGCACATCTACTACATGACCGGTGACTCGCGCACCGCCGTGGAGAACTCCCCGCACCTGGAGGCGCTGCGCGCCAAGGGGTACGAGGTGCTGATCATGACCGACCCGATCGACGAGATGTGGGTCGACTCGGTGCCGGGCTTCGACGGGCGGACGTTCCAGTCGGTGGCCAAGGGGCAGGTGGACCTGGAGAGCGAGGAGGAGAAGGCCGCGGCGGCCGAGCGCGTCGCGGACTTCGCCGAGCTGACCTCGTGGATGACCGGGCTGCTGGCGGAGCAGGTCAAGGAGGTGCGGCTGACCTCGCGGCTGACCACCTCGCCCGCGTGCGTGGTCGGCGACGCGCACGACCTGACGCCCACGCTGGAGAAGATGTACCGGGCGATGGGGCAGGAGCTGCCGCCGGTCAAGCGCATCCTGGAGCTGAACCCGGAGCACCCGCTGGTGTCGGGGCTGCGGACGGCGTTCGCCGAGCGGGAGGACCGGGAGTCGCTGACCGGGACCGTGGAGCTGCTGCACGGGATGGCGCTGCTGGCCGAGGGCGGGGAGCTGGGCGACCCGTCGCGGTTCGTGCGGCTGCTGGCGGAGAACCTGCAGCGCGGGCTGTGA
- a CDS encoding MarR family winged helix-turn-helix transcriptional regulator: MDTQGVESAFAGYLAMALVEAGRSARRRIEDELADYGLTLRYLDALGHLARGAELSGSDLARRMGITAQSAHATILRLEDLGAVERSRTGRGRRALLDVTGAGGEMLTAADRVLNSLDARLLDAVPDVRDGEVRRLVAVLETDAAPGKEPTGAD; encoded by the coding sequence GTGGACACGCAGGGGGTTGAATCCGCCTTCGCCGGCTACCTGGCGATGGCGCTGGTCGAGGCGGGGCGCTCGGCGCGCCGCCGCATCGAGGACGAGCTGGCCGACTACGGCCTGACGCTGCGCTACCTGGACGCGCTGGGCCACCTGGCCAGGGGCGCGGAGCTGTCGGGCAGCGACCTGGCCCGGCGCATGGGGATCACGGCCCAGAGCGCGCACGCCACGATCCTGCGCCTGGAGGACCTCGGCGCGGTCGAGCGCTCCCGGACCGGCCGGGGCCGCAGGGCGCTGCTGGACGTCACGGGCGCGGGCGGCGAGATGCTCACGGCCGCCGACCGCGTGCTGAACAGCCTGGACGCCAGGCTGCTCGACGCGGTGCCGGACGTGCGCGACGGCGAGGTGCGCAGGCTGGTCGCCGTGCTGGAGACGGACGCCGCGCCGGGGAAGGAGCCGACCGGCGCGGACTGA
- a CDS encoding DUF6069 family protein has protein sequence MAEDRRRTRFEPVADVEPRRAEAFPRPRPGEVEETAVLPQPVEREVRQPVRPKPERLFDAGRLWAGGVATALVAGLISVVGILVARGLLGVPVLAPQGEGAWGNASTMTYCVACAVVALGATGLAQVLLATTPNGARFFGWIMVLLTAIAVVLPLSVDFDPESKVFTAVLNLVIGLVVTVLVRGVVTSAQRAVVTGRRDWR, from the coding sequence ATGGCGGAGGACCGCAGGAGGACCCGGTTCGAGCCCGTCGCGGACGTCGAACCGCGACGCGCGGAGGCGTTCCCCCGGCCCCGCCCCGGCGAGGTGGAGGAGACCGCGGTGCTGCCGCAGCCGGTGGAGCGCGAGGTCCGCCAGCCCGTCAGGCCCAAGCCGGAGCGGCTGTTCGACGCGGGGCGGCTGTGGGCGGGCGGGGTGGCCACCGCGCTGGTCGCCGGGCTGATCTCGGTGGTGGGCATCCTGGTGGCCAGGGGGCTGCTCGGGGTGCCGGTGCTCGCGCCGCAGGGCGAGGGCGCGTGGGGCAACGCGAGCACGATGACGTACTGCGTGGCGTGCGCGGTGGTGGCGCTCGGGGCGACCGGGCTGGCGCAGGTGCTGCTGGCGACCACGCCCAACGGGGCCCGGTTCTTCGGCTGGATCATGGTGCTGCTGACCGCGATCGCGGTGGTGCTGCCGCTGAGCGTGGACTTCGACCCGGAGTCGAAGGTGTTCACGGCGGTGCTGAACCTGGTGATCGGGCTGGTGGTCACGGTGCTGGTGCGCGGGGTGGTGACCAGCGCGCAGCGCGCCGTGGTCACCGGCAGGCGCGACTGGCGGTAG
- a CDS encoding SDR family NAD(P)-dependent oxidoreductase, translating into MTGPKPPGETRGVLVTGASRGIGRATALAFARRGDRVAVHYAHNRADAERTLAELPGGGHVLVRGDLSDPEAAELVAESADHGLGGVDVLVNNAATAPTEDTAHAIAEVSYEHWRRVWRRSVEVNLLGTVDLTHRVVARMVARSVPGRVVNIGSRGAYRGEPDHPAYGATKAALHAFGQSIAVSLAPHGIAVASVAPGFIATERQEGKLAAETGDALRAQSRFGRVGTAEEVAAAVLYLASPEAAWASGAVLDLNGASHLR; encoded by the coding sequence ATGACCGGTCCGAAGCCGCCGGGCGAGACGCGCGGCGTCCTGGTCACCGGGGCCTCCAGGGGCATCGGCCGCGCCACGGCCCTCGCGTTCGCCCGGCGCGGTGACCGGGTCGCGGTGCACTACGCCCACAACCGGGCCGACGCCGAGCGCACCCTGGCCGAGCTGCCCGGCGGCGGCCACGTGCTGGTGCGCGGCGACCTGTCCGACCCGGAGGCCGCCGAGCTGGTCGCCGAGTCGGCGGACCACGGCCTCGGCGGGGTGGACGTGCTGGTCAACAACGCCGCCACCGCGCCCACCGAGGACACCGCGCACGCGATCGCCGAGGTCTCCTACGAGCACTGGCGGCGGGTGTGGCGCAGGTCGGTGGAGGTCAACCTGCTGGGCACGGTCGACCTGACGCACCGGGTGGTCGCCCGCATGGTCGCCAGGTCGGTGCCGGGCCGGGTGGTCAACATCGGCTCGCGCGGCGCGTACCGGGGCGAGCCGGACCACCCGGCGTACGGCGCGACGAAGGCGGCGCTGCACGCGTTCGGCCAGTCGATCGCGGTGTCGCTGGCCCCGCACGGCATCGCGGTCGCCTCGGTCGCGCCGGGCTTCATCGCGACCGAGCGGCAGGAGGGCAAGCTGGCCGCCGAGACCGGCGACGCCCTGCGCGCCCAGAGCCGCTTCGGCCGCGTCGGCACGGCCGAGGAGGTCGCGGCGGCGGTGCTCTACCTCGCCTCGCCGGAGGCGGCGTGGGCGTCGGGCGCGGTGCTGGACCTCAACGGGGCGTCGCACCTGCGCTGA
- a CDS encoding LLM class flavin-dependent oxidoreductase — translation MPLPSEPLRKLGFLTIGLFDPDDPAKGHESTLRVLELGERLGFDSAWVRHRHLQHGISSPVAVLAAATQRTKRIALGTAVTPLGWENPLRLAEDLATVDVLSGGRLNPGVSAGRPMGFDRVKDALYPETADVEELGHERARRLLGFLRGEPASEFEGTEGIEEFSRRVQPHSPGLAGRVWYGAGSLGSARWAGENGVNLLTSSVVRAEESEDFARVQASHIRAFRAAHPDGAAARVSQGLVVVPTDSADAGQRERYERYAQARLPRTRAPQGPGRVLFAPDLVGTSEQIAERLHAHAGFREVEEVAFALPFTFEQEDYEQILSDIAGKLGPALGWSPAAVG, via the coding sequence GTGCCGCTCCCGTCCGAGCCGCTGCGCAAGCTCGGCTTCCTGACCATCGGGCTGTTCGACCCGGACGACCCGGCCAAGGGGCACGAGTCGACCCTGCGAGTGCTGGAGCTGGGCGAGCGGCTCGGCTTCGACAGCGCGTGGGTGCGGCACCGGCACCTCCAGCACGGCATCTCGTCGCCGGTCGCGGTGCTGGCCGCCGCGACCCAGCGGACCAAGCGGATCGCGCTGGGCACGGCCGTGACCCCGCTCGGCTGGGAGAACCCGCTGCGGCTGGCCGAGGACCTGGCGACCGTGGACGTGCTGTCCGGCGGGCGGCTCAACCCTGGGGTCAGCGCGGGCAGGCCGATGGGGTTCGACCGGGTGAAGGACGCGCTGTACCCGGAGACGGCGGACGTGGAGGAGCTCGGGCACGAGCGGGCCCGGCGGCTGCTCGGGTTCCTGCGCGGGGAGCCCGCGAGCGAGTTCGAGGGCACCGAGGGGATCGAGGAGTTCTCCCGGCGAGTGCAGCCGCACTCCCCCGGTCTGGCCGGGCGGGTCTGGTACGGGGCCGGGAGCCTCGGGTCGGCGCGGTGGGCCGGGGAGAACGGGGTGAACCTGCTGACCAGCAGCGTGGTGCGGGCCGAGGAGTCGGAGGACTTCGCGCGGGTGCAGGCCTCGCACATCCGCGCGTTCCGGGCGGCTCACCCGGACGGGGCCGCGGCGCGGGTGTCGCAGGGGCTGGTGGTGGTGCCGACGGACAGCGCGGACGCCGGGCAGCGGGAGCGGTACGAGCGGTACGCGCAGGCGCGGCTGCCGCGCACGCGCGCGCCGCAGGGGCCGGGGCGGGTGCTGTTCGCGCCGGATCTGGTGGGGACCTCGGAGCAGATCGCGGAGCGGCTGCACGCGCACGCCGGGTTCCGGGAGGTGGAGGAGGTGGCGTTCGCGCTGCCGTTCACCTTCGAGCAGGAGGACTACGAGCAGATCCTGAGCGACATCGCCGGGAAGCTGGGGCCCGCGCTGGGGTGGTCGCCCGCGGCGGTGGGGTGA
- a CDS encoding RNA-binding S4 domain-containing protein, whose product MESTRVDRWLWAVRLTKTRPDAADACRGGHVRVNDRPAKPATVVVPGDEVRARVNGVNRVVEVVRVIQKRVGAEAASTCFIDRTPKPPPEAAVPIAHRDRGAGRPTKRERREIDRFRGGRL is encoded by the coding sequence ATGGAGTCCACCCGCGTGGACCGCTGGCTGTGGGCGGTCCGGCTGACCAAGACCCGCCCGGACGCGGCGGACGCCTGCCGGGGCGGGCACGTGCGCGTCAACGACCGGCCCGCCAAGCCCGCGACCGTCGTCGTGCCCGGCGACGAGGTGCGGGCGCGGGTGAACGGGGTCAACCGGGTCGTCGAGGTGGTGCGGGTCATCCAGAAGCGGGTCGGCGCGGAGGCCGCGTCCACGTGCTTCATCGACCGCACTCCCAAGCCGCCGCCCGAGGCCGCCGTGCCGATCGCGCACCGCGACCGGGGCGCGGGGCGTCCCACCAAGCGGGAACGGCGGGAGATCGACCGGTTCCGCGGTGGCAGGCTGTGA
- a CDS encoding GlsB/YeaQ/YmgE family stress response membrane protein — protein MGFSSFVGALFVGLVIGVLGRLIRPGKQDIPIWLTIVVGILAAFLGTLVADAAGIGDTRGFDWIEFCIQLALSVVGVGIAAGAYGRRSLH, from the coding sequence GTGGGCTTCAGCAGCTTCGTCGGCGCGCTCTTCGTCGGTCTGGTCATCGGCGTGCTCGGCCGGTTGATCCGACCGGGGAAGCAGGACATCCCGATCTGGCTGACGATCGTCGTCGGCATCCTGGCCGCGTTCCTCGGCACGCTCGTCGCCGACGCGGCGGGCATCGGCGACACGCGGGGCTTCGACTGGATCGAGTTCTGCATCCAGCTCGCCCTGTCGGTGGTGGGCGTCGGCATCGCCGCGGGCGCCTACGGCAGGCGGAGCCTGCACTAG
- a CDS encoding TIGR03619 family F420-dependent LLM class oxidoreductase translates to MRIGIALPQFGPQSRRVDEIIPFAVEAERLGAASLWVADRLYAPAEPVVGYAGGDDIPAEFRRVFDPFALLSAVATHTSTATLGSSVLNLPWYQPVALARLLTSIDLLSGGRLLPGFGIGWSPDEYRASGVPWKGRGARFDEALDLIDLAWTADVLSYEGEHHSVPAGYVDLKPARKPPVHLGGFSRTALQRIARRGAGWLPILQVGATAQDPAPLVAAREQIGVPTPAVLRLNAGRDTPLSALADTALASAQAGFDDLFVDLSYVVDEPSEALDRFADLLARTA, encoded by the coding sequence ATGCGAATCGGCATCGCGTTACCCCAGTTCGGTCCCCAGAGCAGGCGCGTGGACGAGATCATCCCCTTCGCCGTCGAGGCCGAGCGCCTCGGCGCGGCGAGCCTGTGGGTCGCCGACCGCCTCTACGCCCCCGCCGAGCCCGTCGTCGGCTACGCGGGCGGCGACGACATCCCGGCCGAGTTCCGCCGGGTCTTCGACCCGTTCGCGCTGCTCTCGGCGGTCGCCACGCACACCTCCACCGCCACCCTCGGCAGCAGCGTGCTGAACCTGCCCTGGTACCAGCCGGTGGCCCTCGCCAGGCTGCTCACCTCGATCGACCTGCTCAGCGGCGGCAGGCTGCTGCCGGGGTTCGGCATCGGCTGGTCACCCGACGAGTACCGGGCGTCCGGCGTCCCGTGGAAGGGCAGGGGCGCGCGCTTCGACGAGGCCCTTGACCTGATCGACCTGGCCTGGACCGCCGACGTCCTGTCCTACGAGGGCGAGCACCACTCGGTCCCGGCCGGCTACGTGGACCTCAAGCCCGCCCGCAAGCCCCCGGTGCACCTGGGCGGCTTCTCGAGGACCGCGCTCCAGCGCATCGCCCGGCGCGGCGCGGGCTGGCTGCCGATCCTCCAGGTCGGTGCCACCGCGCAGGACCCGGCCCCGCTCGTGGCCGCCCGCGAGCAGATCGGCGTGCCCACCCCGGCCGTGCTCCGCCTCAACGCGGGCCGCGACACCCCGCTGAGCGCCCTCGCGGACACCGCGCTGGCCTCGGCGCAAGCCGGGTTCGACGACCTGTTCGTTGACCTGTCGTACGTCGTGGACGAGCCGTCCGAGGCGCTGGACCGCTTCGCCGACCTGCTGGCGAGGACGGCCTGA
- a CDS encoding siderophore-interacting protein, with product MAAEVMANPTTEPFRHFDAEVLATRALGRSMVRVTFGGPALRDVRTWGPDQRIKLFFPRSGQAGLTVPTGADWYTRFRELPDRERPAMRTYTLRAVRHGQIDIDFVRHGDTGPASTWAGRAAVGDRTVILAPNAHHVPENPARMGADYAPPADTAWQLIAGDETALPAIGGIVESLPRGVRARVVLEVPSASDRQDWRTEGEVDTTWLVRGVDTPLLEAIRAEGVPDGPGYAWLAGESSLVRGLRRHLVKDLGVDRKRVYFCGYWREGRPEETAHEPVEED from the coding sequence ATGGCAGCAGAGGTCATGGCGAACCCGACGACGGAACCGTTCCGGCACTTCGACGCCGAGGTGCTGGCCACGAGGGCGCTCGGCCGCAGCATGGTGCGGGTGACCTTCGGCGGCCCCGCGCTGCGCGACGTGCGCACCTGGGGCCCCGACCAGCGGATCAAGCTGTTCTTCCCCAGGTCCGGCCAGGCGGGCCTGACCGTGCCGACCGGCGCCGACTGGTACACCCGCTTCCGCGAGCTGCCCGACCGCGAGCGCCCGGCGATGCGCACCTACACGCTGCGCGCGGTGCGCCACGGCCAGATCGACATCGACTTCGTCCGCCACGGCGACACCGGCCCCGCCTCCACCTGGGCGGGCAGGGCCGCGGTCGGCGACCGCACCGTCATCCTCGCCCCGAACGCCCACCACGTCCCGGAGAACCCGGCCCGCATGGGCGCCGACTACGCCCCGCCCGCCGACACCGCCTGGCAGCTCATCGCGGGCGACGAGACCGCGCTGCCCGCGATCGGCGGCATCGTCGAGTCCCTGCCGAGGGGCGTGCGCGCGCGGGTCGTGCTGGAGGTCCCGAGCGCGAGCGACCGGCAGGACTGGCGCACCGAGGGCGAGGTCGACACGACCTGGCTGGTGCGCGGCGTCGACACCCCGCTGCTGGAGGCGATCCGCGCCGAGGGCGTCCCCGACGGGCCGGGCTACGCCTGGCTCGCGGGGGAGTCGAGCCTGGTGCGGGGCCTGCGCAGGCACCTGGTGAAGGACCTGGGCGTCGACCGCAAGCGCGTCTACTTCTGCGGCTACTGGCGCGAGGGCCGCCCGGAGGAGACCGCCCACGAGCCGGTCGAGGAGGACTGA